The Theileria orientalis strain Shintoku DNA, chromosome 3, complete genome genome window below encodes:
- a CDS encoding uncharacterized protein (AFG1-like ATPase family protein) → MINTYSLRRLSVELSTPLKYDLTRTVNEIKKAFEQAKQQEKRVGTVEYEYTPRKRWRVTYLKSRFKHRKAIRHYVFEQYNYKVSVFSPEEVETVITSILGSLSTSVQARCTFTWNYENGEEERKNKVKITNEENKIEESIINKLINKIKKEKEKIMIGIGRLYRFQKNVRVNLTESQQLLREKLDRLTKELSTAAEENKGTFSFFKKRREGEQKSPKGVYIYGGVGQGKTMMMDMFYEKVETTKHRIHFHEFMIQVQKKLHENRNSSGSVSSPLSGVCSEIAREYRLLCLDEFHVTHISDAMILKELFTNLFKMGLVLVCTSNRAPEELYKNGLNRDRFLPFIPILYKHCEVFNLNSEDFRQKIVSESTKLDKQLFFLEKNIEDFMEEYARENEISKEEIRPMKLQVTPLRSILLKRTHGKVAFFEFSDFSSTKRGAVGTDSFIEMSSSFHTLYVSKVPQFDTNVQNNNQLKIFIQLIDILYEKNMKLILSTEKPIIFMFGLFGIVKLFDEFYNNFKEEEQMLDLKASIQMEDFIEIASKYKMNSSDSAKLFNSMLLPNEDTLTAQRLYNIVKTYSDLRRGEITKDFTLYKFDTSEENINEEEFQCSRTLSRLFHMSTSDYLEKHKQLYK, encoded by the exons atgataaatacatattcaCTGAGAAGACTGTCAGTAGAGCTGTCGACTCCACTAAAGTATGATCTAACAAGAACagtaaatgaaataaaaaaagcaTTCGAACAAGCAAAACAACAA GAAAAAAGAGTAGGAACAGTGGAGTACGAATACACACCGAGGAAGCGCTGGAGAGTAACATACCTTAAGTCGAGATTTAAGCACAGGAAGGCAATAAGGCACTACGTGTTTGAACAGTACAACTATAAAGTGAGCGTGTTCAGCCCAGAAGAAGTGGAAACAGTAATCACCTCAATACTGGGAAGCCTGAGCACCTCAGTACAAGCACGCTGCACATTTACATGGAATTACGAAAacggagaagaagaaaggaaaaataaagtaaaaataacaaacgaagaaaataaaatagaagagtcgataataaataaattgatcaataaaattaaa aaggaaaaagaaaaaataatgatagGAATAGGAAGACTATACAGGTTTCAGAAGAACGTAAGAGTTAATTTGACGGAGTCCCAACAGTTACTAAGGGAAAAGTTGGATAGGTTGACAAAAGAGCTGTCAACAGCAGCAGAAGAGAACAAAGGAACCTTTTCGTTCTTCAAGAAGAGGAGGGAGGGGGAGCAGAAGAGTCCTAAGGGAGTGTACATATACGGAGGAGTGGGCCAGGGGAAGACGATGATGATGGACATGTTTTACGAAAAGGTGGAGACGACGAAGCACAGAATACACTTCCACGAGTTCATGATACAGGTGCAGAAAAAGCTACACGAAAACAGAAACAGCAGTGGGTCGGTGAGCAGTCCGCTTTCGGGAGTGTGCAGCGAGATAGCAAGGGAGTACAGGCTGCTGTGCCTGGACGAGTTCCACGTCACGCACATCTCAGACGCAATGATACTGAAGGAGCTGTTCACGAACCTGTTCAAG ATGGGCCTGGTGTTGGTGTGCACGAGCAACAGGGCGCCAGAGGAGTTGTACAAAAATGGACTCAACAGAGATAGGTTCCTGCCATTCATACCAATACTGTACAAGCACTGCGAAGTATTCAACCTGAACAGCGAGGACTTCAGACAGAAGATAGTGAGCGAGAGCACGAAGCTGGACAAGCAGCTCTTCTTCCTGGAAAAGAACATAGAGGACTTCATGGAGGAGTACGCGAGGGAGAATGAGATAAGCAAGGAGGAAATTAGGCCTATGAAGCTGCAAGTGACGCCACTGAGAAGCATCCTGCTCAAGAGAACTCACGGAAAGGTGGCATTCTTCGAGTTCTCAGACTTCTCGTCGACGAAAAGGGGCGCAGTGGGAACGGACTCGTTCATAGAGatgagcagcagcttccACACGCTCTACGTGTCGAAGGTGCCGCAGTTCGACACGAACGTGCAGAACAACAACCAGCTTAAGATATTTATACAGCTGATCGACATACTCTACGAAAA AAATATGAAACTGATACTGTCAACGGAAAAGCCAATAATATTCATGTTTGGACTGTTCGGAATCGTAAAA TTATTTGACGAGTTCTACAACAACTTCaaagaggaagaacaaATGTTAGACTTGAAAGCAAGTATACAAATGGAAGATTTTATAGAAATCGCAagcaaatataaaatgaatagcag CGACTCAGCAAAACTGTTCAATTCAATGTTACTCCCAAACGAAGACACGTTAACAGCGCAGAGACTGTACAATATAGTCAAAACATACTCAGACCTGCGCAGAGGAGAAATCACAAAGGACTTTACACTGTACAAATTTGACAC GTCAGAAGAGAACATCAACGAGGAGGAGTTCCAGTGCTCAAGGACACTGTCAAGGCTATTTCACATGTCAACCAGCGATTACCTGGAAAAACACAAACAGTTGTACAAGTAa
- a CDS encoding 50S ribosomal protein L17, with the protein MSSLLWICIKIICFYSIFRLCSFNFKAHSFVNLSAHNSHKVGSFVLYGNLRTCKKLKRTHSGRRALLRALTTQVLRHGRIVTTFNKARQAKPRVERIIKYAKKSNKRHARILINSYLYDRRLTENVLRLAPERFRERHGGYCRIKRLNFCNIGDNSNRAILELLEY; encoded by the coding sequence atgtCCAGCCTTCTATGGATTTGTATTAAGatcatttgtttttattcaatttttaggCTTTGTtctttcaattttaaagcTCATTCTTTTGTTAATCTTTCTGCTCACAATTCCCATAAGGTCGGCtcttttgttttatatggCAATTTGCGCACCTGCAAAAAGCTGAAGCGTACTCACTCTGGTCGCAGGGCTCTTTTGCGTGCTCTGACTACTCAGGTTCTTCGCCATGGTCGCATCGTCACCACCTTCAACAAGGCTCGTCAGGCCAAGCCTCGCGTTGAGAGGATCATCAAGTACGCCAAGAAGTCCAACAAGCGTCACGCCAGGATTTTAATTAACAGTTACTTGTATGACAGGCGACTCACTGAGAACGTTTTGAGGCTTGCTCCTGAGCGTTTCAGGGAGCGTCATGGTGGCTACTGTCGCATCAAGCGCCTCAACTTTTGCAATATTGGCGACAATTCTAACCGTGCCATTTTAGAACTTTTAGAGTATTAg
- a CDS encoding ribosomal protein L15 has product MYLYIIIAYCVKLGFCYIIKNKIVPVNSDIFREKIRKQDLMLSNETDIIQEPRRIEYTEEDIRKEEEEIKNFFELNSFGIKRDKVPRAHPLYKFFKYERKHVIKLERFNKNRNVELRKQEWRDFFHSVKNGTDEKIFNEEQQETWKKVLTKCAEVSAPLSEELAEIESNGELELEEKYKLSGEIKEQMLELQNEVFDMFEKELNETGALKAAQEYLEKIPQYVWDLSQRDPRHAVFKLPKNVEIPYKEKWENTDFGKSLREGEEIVKLHKLPKSGDKKKKRLGRGHGSGKGGSSGRGCKGQKHRSGKYINPMFEGGQTPLYRRLPKFVGRPLGPGVRYQRYNYELIPLKELNKAPDGATVDWATLERMGAKLGRYQLNHPIKVVGSKRAHGEKQTELTAKNLIVKAHAFTKSAAKAIMDAGGKCLLLRPKTQDIVEEEYNPLIPRAKRYIFAGKISRHERRRRELIKAVKEESTVK; this is encoded by the exons atgtatttgtatataataattgCATACTGTGTAAAATTAGGATTTTGttacattataaaaaataaaatagtgcCTGTGAATAGTGATATTTTCCGTGAAAAGATACGAAAGCAGGATTTGATGCTGAGCAATGAAACGGACATTATCCAGGAGCCAAGGAGAATCGAATACACAGAAGAAGATATACGcaaagaagaggaagagattaaaaatttcTTTGAGCTTAACTCGTTCGGAATAA AAAGAGATAAAGTGCCCAGAGCACACCCACTGTATAAATTCTTTAAGTACGAAAGGAAGCACGTAATAAAACTAGAgagatttaataaaaacagaaaCGTGGAGTTGAGAAAGCAGGAGTGGAGAGACTTTTTCCATTCAGTAAAg AATGGAACagatgaaaaaatatttaacgaGGAGCAACAGGAGACATGGAAAAAGGTGTTAACAAA ATGTGCAGAAGTATCCGCGCCACTGTCGGAAGAGCTAGCGGAAATAGAGTCTAACGGAGAGTTGGAGTTGGAAGAGAAGTATAAGCTATCAGGAGAAATAAAAGAACAGATGTTAGAACTGCAAAACGAAGTGTTCGACATGTTTGAAAAGGAGTTGAACGAGACAGGAGCACTGAAAGCTGCACAAGAAT acctggaaaaaataCCACAATACGTATGGGACCTGAGCCAGAGAGACCCAAGACACGCAGTTTTTAAGCTGCCAAAAAACGTTGAAATACCATACAAAGAAAAGTGGGAG AACACAGACTTTGGAAAAAGTCTTagggaaggagaagaaatAGTTAAGCTGCACAAATTGCCAAAATCAGGAGacaagaaaaaaaagagaCTAGGAAGAGGGCACGGATcaggaaaaggaggaagctCAGGAAGAGGATGTAAAGGACAAAAACACAGATCaggaaaatatattaaccCAA TGTTTGAAGGTGGGCAGACGCCGCTGTACAGAAGGCTCCCAAAGTTCGTAGGAAGACCACTGGGACCAGGAGTGAGGTACCAGAGGTACAACTATGAGCTGATACCGCTGAAAGAATTGAACAAAGCACCGGATGGGGCAACAGTGGATTGGGCGACACTGGAAAGAATGGGGGCGAAGTTGGGAAGATACCAACTCAACCATCCAATAAAA GTGGTGGGAAGTAAAAGAGCACACGGAGAAAAACAAACGGAGTTGACAGCAAAAAACCTGATAGTAAAG gcACACGCGTTCACGAAGTCGGCGGCAAAGGCGATCATGGATGCAGGAGGAAAGTgcctgctgctgaggcCGAAAACACAAGACATAGTGGAGGAGGAGTACAACCCACTGATCCCGAGAGCGAAAAGATACATCTTCGCTGGAAAAATATCCAGACacgaaagaagaagaagagaacTGATAAAAGCAGTAAAGGAGGAGTCCACAGTAAAATGA
- a CDS encoding uncharacterized protein (protein of unknown function DUF529 repeat containing protein), whose amino-acid sequence MCSDSTPVALYLKRVNPDITKIINTISAYLLVCLLAGGYWNLLVPVKADEVLRGSSSQPAETSSNSSSAPQAGIASIDLNILKINSSDTYNCSKHGQYVIYTAKGNNRFNSVNEDSTEVWRATDSKNYSPRVDLDLIDNNLKAVTIHFPEKKTKVFTKNGNNEPWNEIDTTKVNPMSVYIDYPHESYICKSELKGDIRIFTAKTGFTFKGAHEYIDDNRVAVWKADTQDDYVNKIEVDLMNDDAKAVIIHFAEKKTKVLMKRSMCRPWNVIDTSKVNPISVNIQDKYNTYYCYNRLENGIRTFTARKGFFFNRVKDGNIDIWATSEESEYGKKVVAEGNEVIIYTGNDGSVIVFTKESDGKWIEDTSGPTTGQRVRLLRANPLVADSFLKLSSNEYTFSENGNVVIYHIADSVNCAQLLLDDALLWVYDSTHYGGIHPRSVYHDTSTDVLVLRFEGLDMTFEKNDKGQWVFTESGPLAIKLYVADPNDNTNALELPSTQYTVTESRDMTTFTIPDNVSIIALTYASILLWQHNPSQYGGIYPNSMNYIKSTDSLVLCFDGLDFTFVKNDQGQWIFTESGPLAIKLHVSDPNDPNNTIRLDNSQFTVIESDDTTTFIIADGVNCVKLIYGQALLWRYDPENHGGIYPNSLFYINSTDTLILQFEGLDVTFSRNAIGQWVYTETDTSGEGDTVSESGYSSVFDPDEFDPISESEGEEFFAENDPTIVTPPISSSTQPRVRLFKANPSDANNPLELGSIEYSSSTSGNVVKYQIANGVKCSQVMIDDVILWEYDSSQYGGRYPRSLYHDTSTDVLLLRITGVDITFENTAEGWIFTESGPLAVKFHVVDPNDNTKTVELPTTHLTLSESGDMTTFTIADNVETIALTYGKVLLWQHDANKHSGKHPKLLYFIKTTDTLVLRFEGLDIAYAKNIDGVWEYTETDTSDSEADNVNRDATMSTPDRTHSVSDIFSTINFIEL is encoded by the exons atgtgtagtgACTCGACCCCAGTAgcattatatttaaaacgAGTTAATCCGGATATTACTaaaatt ataaatacCATTAGTGCGTACCTGTTGGTATGCCTTTTGGCAGGCGGTTACTGGAATCTCCTGGTACCAGTAAAGGCTGATGAGGTTCTTAGAGGTTCTAGTAGTCAACCAGCCGAAACCTCTTCAAATTCTAGTTCAGCTCCACAAGCCGGAATTGCAAGTATCGATCTGaacatattaaaaatcaattcTAGTGACACATATAATTGTAGTAAACATGGCCaatatgtaatttataCTGCTAAGGGAAATAACCGTTTCAATTCTGTCAACGAAGATAGTACCGAAGTATGGAGAGCAACCGACTCCAAAAATTATTCCCCTAGGGTTGACTTAGACCTTATCGATAACAACCTCAAAGCAGTTACTATTCACTTTCCAGAAAAAAAGACTAAGGTGTTTACTAAAAACGGTAACAACGAGCCTTGGAATGAAATTGATACCACTAAAGTAAATCCTATGTCAGTCTACATCGACTATCCTCACGAAAGTTACATTTGCAAAAGTGAATTAAAAGGCGACATTAGAATATTTACCGCCAAAACCGGTTTCACTTTTAAAGGCGCCCATGAGTATATCGATGATAACAGAGTTGCAGTTTGGAAAGCAGATACCCAGGATGATtatgtgaataaaatagaagtaGATCTTATGAATGACGATGCCAAAGCAGTTATTATTCACTTTGCAGAAAAAAAGACAAAGGTGTTAATGAAAAGGTCTATGTGCAGACCCTGGAATGTGATTGACACATCCAAAGTAAACCCTATTTCAGTGAATATACAGgacaaatataatactTACTACTGTTATAATAGATTGGAAAATGGCATTAGAACATTTACGGCTAGAAAAGGATTCTTTTTTAATCGAGTTAAAGATggtaatattgatatttggGCAACTTCCGAAGAGTCTGAATATGGTAAAAAAGTAGTGGCAGAAGGAAATGAGgtaattatatacacaggGAATGATGGATCCGTAATAGTGTTTACTAAGGAATCTGATGGTAAATGGATAGAAGATACCTCAGGACCCACTACAGGACAAAGAGTTAGATTATTAAGGGCTAATCCTTTAGTTGCTGatagttttttaaaattaagctCTAATGAGTACACCTTTTCTGAGAATGGAAATGTAGTTATATACCATATCGCAGACTCTGTTAATTGTGCCCAATTGTTGTTAGACGATGCTTTATTATGGGTCTACGACTCTACACATTATGGTGGCATACACCCAAGATCAGTTTATCATGATACGAGCACTGATGTTTTAGTACTCAGGTTCGAAGGTTTAGATATGACTTTTGAAAAGAATGATAAAGGTCAGTGGGTATTCACGGAGTCAGGTCCACTAGCAATCAAATTATATGTAGCTGATCCTAATGATAACACCAACGCTTTAGAACTCCCTAGTACTCAATATACAGTAACTGAAAGTCGTGATATGACCACATTCACTATACCAGACAATGTTAGTATTATCGCATTAACGTATGCTTCAATTTTGTTGTGGCAGCATAATCCCAGTCAATATGGTGGCATATATCCCAATTCAATGAATTACATAAAAAGTACAGACTCACTGGTACTTTGTTTTGATGGATTAGATTTCACTTTTGTAAAGAATGATCAAGGTCAGTGGATATTCACTGAGTCAGGTCCGTTAGCCATCAAACTACACGTATCCGATCCCAATGATCCTAATAATACTATCAGGCTAGATAACAGCCAGTTTACAGTAATCGAAAGTGATGATACTACCACTTTCATTATCGCAGACGGTGTTAATTGTGTCAAACTAATATATGGTCAAGCTTTATTATGGCGATACGACCCAGAAAACCATGGTGGCATCTACCCCAATTCATTATTCTATATTAACAGTACTGACACACTAATACTTCAATTTGAGGGTTTAGATGTGACATTTTCAAGGAATGCCATAGGACAGTGGGTGTACACTGAGACTGATACTTCTGGTGAAGGAGACACTGTATCAGAATCCGGTTATTCTTCAGTATTTGACCCAGATGAATTTGATCCAATATCTGAATCGGAAGGTGAAGAGTTTTTTGCAGAAAATGATCCTACTATTGTAACACCACCAATATCTTCATCTACACAACCAAGAGTCAGATTATTTAAGGCTAATCCTTCCGATGCAAATAATCCATTGGAACTAGGTTCTATTGAATATAGTTCTTCTACAAGCGGAAACGTGGTTAAGTACCAGATTGCCAACGGTGTTAAGTGTTCCCAAGTGATGATTGACGATGTTATATTGTGGGAATACGACTCTTCACAATATGGAGGCAGATATCCCAGATCATTATATCATGATACAAGTACAGATGTTTTATTACTAAGGATTACAGGTGTAGATATCACATTTGAAAACACCGCTGAAGGTTGGATATTCACTGAATCAGGACCACTAGCCGTCAAATTCCATGTAGTTGATCCTAATGATAACACCAAGACTGTCGAACTCCCAACTACTCACTTAACGCTAAGTGAAAGTGGTGATATGACCACATTCACTATAGCAGACAATGTTGAAACTATCGCATTAACCTATGGTAAAGTTTTATTATGGCAACATGATGCTAATAAACACAGTGGAAAGCATCCCAAGTTATTATactttattaaaactacaGACACACTAGTCCTCAGGTTTGAAGGTTTAGATATCGCATACGCAAAGAATATTGACGGTGTATGGGAGTACACAGAGACTGATACGTCTGATAGTGAAGCAGATAATGTAAATAGAGATGCTACTATGAGTACACCTGATCGAACACACTCAGTGTCTGATATTTTTAGtactattaattttattgaatTATGA